GCCCGAAAGCGGCCGGAGGGCCGCTACCGTTGGCGGCGTGGAGGAGATCGATCGCCGAATCGTGACGCTGCTGGCGGCGGACGGGCGCATGAGCTTCACCGACCTGGCCAAGGAGACGGGGCTGTCGGTGTCCGCGGTCCACCAGAGGGTGCGGCGGCTGGAGAAGCGCGGAGTGATCCGCGGCTACTCGGCGCTCATCGACCACGACGCGATCGGCCTGCCGCTCACCGCGTTCGTGTCGATCAAGCCGATCGATCCCTCGGCGGCGGACGACGCACCCGACCGGCTCCTGCACCTGACGGCCGTAGAGGCCTGCCACAGCGTGGCGGGTGACGAGAGCTACATCCTCAAGGTCCGCGTGGAGTCCCCGATCGCGCTTGAGCACCTGCTCCAGCAGATCCGCGCCGCCGCCAACGTCTCCACCCGCACCACCATCGTCCTCAGCACCCCCTTCGAGCACCGCACCCCCGACCTCGGCACCGGCCCCGGCTGACCACCTCCACCGGACACCGCACCCCGGACCTCCGCGCCGGCCCGAGCCGATCACCTCCACGACCTGGCACGAACGGGGAAGCGGGGTCCGGCCGCGCTTGATCCGGATTCCCGTCCGGTGCCAAGGCCGGCTCAGCCCGGGGGAGCGGTGGTGAACGCGGCCCGCACCCTGGCCTCCGCCGCCGGACCGCCGAGGCCGAGCTGCTCCAGGCCGAGCAGGACCGCACCGGCGATCGGCGGTGCGGTGGTCACCACCAGTTCCGCCAGCGGCGCGCGTCCGGCGTACCCCCGCTCCACCAGGCCGTTCAGCAGCGGATCCCCGGCGGCGAG
The window above is part of the Sphaerisporangium rubeum genome. Proteins encoded here:
- a CDS encoding Lrp/AsnC family transcriptional regulator — its product is MEEIDRRIVTLLAADGRMSFTDLAKETGLSVSAVHQRVRRLEKRGVIRGYSALIDHDAIGLPLTAFVSIKPIDPSAADDAPDRLLHLTAVEACHSVAGDESYILKVRVESPIALEHLLQQIRAAANVSTRTTIVLSTPFEHRTPDLGTGPG